A region of the Candidatus Uhrbacteria bacterium genome:
GGGACGCCATCGAATACAGGCGTTGCGACAACATAACCAAGCGCGTTGGCAGCAAGACCCAAGTGGGTTTCCAGAATCTGACCCAAGTTCATACGCGACACGACGCCGAGCGGCGAGAGAATCACGTCGACCGGAGTACCGTCCTCAAGGAATGGCATGTCGGCAACTTTGACGATGCGCGAGATAACACCCTTGTTACCGTGGCGGCCGGCGAGCTTGTCACCTACCTGAATCTTGCGGAGGTCGGCAACGGAGACAACGATCTGCTTCAACACACCAGGCTGGAGCTTGTCGCCGTTGTCGCGCGAGAATACTTTAATATCAACAACCTTGCCCTTTTCACCATGCTCGAGGTAGAGCGAGGAGTCGCGGACATCGCGAGCTTTCTCACCGAAGATGGCGCGGAGCAATTTTTCTTCTGCCGACAAATCGGTTTCACCCTTTGGCGTGATCTTACCGACAAGAATGTCACCGGACTTTACTTCTGCACCCGTGCGCACGACACCGTGCTCATCGAGGTTGCGGAGTTTTTCTTCCGAGACGTTTGGAATATCGGCTGTGACGGCTTCCGGACCAAGCTTGGTGTCGCGGACGTCAATGACGTGATGCTCGATGTGAATCGAGGTGAAGCGGTCCGTGTGCACGAGACGCTCGGACAAAATAATGGCGTCTTCGTAGTTGTAACCATCCCATGACAAGAAGGCACACATCAGGTTCTGACCAAGAGCGAGTTCACCGCGCTGAACGGATGTACCGTCGGCAAGGACTTCTCCGGAGTAAACCTTTTGGCCTTTCTGAACACTCGGACGGTAGTTGATACAGGTCGAGTGGTTGGAGCGCTGGAACTTGATGAGTTCGTAGCGGCGCATCGTGCCGTCCTGACCCTGGAACTCGATGTGCTTACCGGAAACGGAAACAATGACGCCGTCATCCGGAGCGATCAAGGCGTGACCCGAGTCGATAGCGACGCGGCGCTCAACACCGGTTCCGACAATCGGCGCATCCGGCTTGATACATGGAACAGCCTGACGTTGCATGTTGGTTCCCATGAGCGCGCGGTGACCGTCGTCGTGTTCCACGAACGGAATCAACGAGGTGCCGATGGAAAGAATGTGTTTGGAAGAAACGTCGACGTAGTCGATTTCATGCACATCAACGACGGTTGGTTCACCGTTCTTACGTGCAGCGGCACGCTCGACGAGGAATTTACCGTCCTTGCCGATGGCGGTTGTCGCAGGAGCCGTCGTACCGCGCTCTTCCGTAAAGGCGTTCAGGTAAACGATTTCCTTGGTGACCGTCGGGATGACGGGCAATTTATCGACAGAAACTTTGGCAAGCTTTTCTGCGAGCTTTTTGTCGACTTCCGTGTTGGCTTCCGCGACGAGTTTCCCCTCGCCATCGCGAACGTCTACACGAAGGACTTCACCGATCGCGTCTTTGCCATCGTTTTGCGCCCAGCTCTTTACCAAACGATACGGAGCTTCAATGAAGCCGTACTCGTTGATGCGGGCGTAACAAGACAAGTGACCGACGAGACCGATGTTTGGACCTTCCGGAGAAGCAATCGGACAAATGCGGCCGTAGTGCGTGCGGTGTACGTCGCGGACATCGAAGCCGGCACGTTCACGCGTCAAACCACCAGGACCCATCGCCGAGAGACGGCGCTTGTGTTCAAGCTCCGAAAGCGGATTGGTCTGATCCATGAACTGCGAAAGCTGCGAGCTCATGAAGAATTCGCGGATCGCGCCGATGACCGGACGAGCGTTGATAAGCTTGGCCGGGTTGATCATGGTGATGTCCATCGTGGACATACGGTCCTTCACGATACGCTCCATGCGAGCGAGACCGATGCGGAAACGGCTCTGCACCAATTCACCGACAGCGCGGACGCGGCGGTTACCCAAGTGGTCGACGTCATCCGGTTCTTCCTGCGAGACGTTCAAGCGGATGATTTCGCTCAAAATATTTACGAGATCTTCCTTGGTGAGAATGCGGTTCTCTTCCTTCACCATTTCCGAGTGCTCGGTCGGGAAACCAAAGCGCTTGTTGAACTTGTAGCGACCGACTGGACCCAAGTCGTAACGGTCAAAGTTGAAGAACATCGAGTGGATCAACGATTTGGCGTTGTCGGATGTTGCAAGATCTCCCGGGCGGATACGCTTGTAGACTTCAATGTAACCTTCTTCCTCGTTGGACGAGACGTCCTTGGCGAGTGTGGACTCGATGTAGTGGTTGAGCGGATGAACATCGACTTCCTCAAAGAGTTTTGTGATGGCCTCGTTGGAACCAATGCCAAAGGCGCGCAGAAGTGCCGTGGCGGCGACTTTGCGCTTACGATCGATCTTGACCCAGATGACGTTGTTGCTGTCTGTTTCAAATTCCAACCAAGCTCCGCGGTTTGGAATAATTTTTGCTCCGTAGTAGCGGCGGTTGTGCATGACCTCAGCGGCAAAGAAGGCACCGGCCGAGCGCACAAGCTGCGTCACAACGACACGCTCGATACCGTTCACGATGAAGGTACCGCGGTCCGTCATGAGCGGAACGTCACCGAGATAGACTTCGGAATCCTTTTCCGAATTCTGGCGGCGGTTTACGAGCTTAAGCTTCACGCGAAGCGGAGCCTCGTAGTTGACGTTCTTGGCTTTGGACGTTTTCTCGTCGAACTTAGGCTCATCAAAGTAGTAGTCTACGAACGAGAGTTCGAGATCACGACCGATGAAGTCTTTGATCGGGGAAATTTCATTAAAGAGTTCACGGATTCCTTCTTCAAGGAACCAGCGGTAAGACGCTTTCTGAATCTCGATGAGATCCGGAAGGGCCATGGCATCACGGGCAGCCGTGAAGTAGCGTCGCTCGGCTTCCTTAGGAGCCTGGCGGCGGAATTGCATCGCTTGCATGTGGCGATCAAAAAAATGTTCGGAGTGACTTTGTCCGCGTGGGACCGTCAAAAGCTGGACATGGCAGCCGGAGAAAGACGGTGACCTTGCAGGCAAAGGTCCGATTAAATAAGGGTCAAAAACACGCGATTGAGCATCAAAATGCGTCCCGAAGGGGATATCGGGACGAACTTCGATTAACGGATGTGGGAGCTCATGAAGTGAGGTAGATCACTTTTTCCTGACAGAGTGGTTGCGCAATTCCCTGTCAAGCCGCGTGTTTTCGCGCGAAATTTAACATGGCGTCATCGAGGCGTCAAGGAAATTGGCTAAAAGCTGTTTTTCGTCAAATTTGGCTAATTTTAGATGAATATCGTCTTTTCCTGTTTTGGCTAATCTTAGCTTATCCACATTTGGAGCTAATTTTAGCCTATTTTTTGTTATCTATTTATAACATTCATTATATATATGACTATATTTACTTTTATATTAGCCAATTTGGCTAATATTCGTTTTGTTAGGCTTACTTGACAAAATTTTGGCTTTGTGCTATAGTATCTCGTTACGATGATCAACCTGAAAAGGCCAAGATCGTCGGAAACGACTTCCCAACAACACATAGCGAGGTGCGCATGCGCAACGAGGTCCAGATCGAGGTTCTGCTTCACAAGAGCTCTGGCACCGCCTTGGTGCGGACCGTCGACTACTCCGATCGGGAGTACCTGCTACTCCGCGCCACCGCCGAGCGTGAGCTCTGCTACCACGTCTTCGACGACGATCCCCTGCGCGACTTCGACAGCGGTCCGCGCTTCCAGGCGGTGGCGGCGCGTCACAGCAAGGACAAGGGCAGCCGCTTGCAGCGCATCGGCCGCAAGCCCCGCACGTTCCGCGACATGAACTAGTCGCACTTCCCACGGTTGGCGGTCCCGACCTGATGCGAGCGATTGGTAGATCGCTTACACAAAAGATGGCCGACGTTCCTTTTCTCTTGAGCCGCAGTGGTTAACACTCGGCTCCGCTCTCAGGTTTCCGACTCGATCGGAACTCTGATCTGCGGTAACGCATTTCACAAAAAAATATTCGTCTTGGAAGGAGAGCCAGGATACGTGTTCACGCATCATAGTCATAACCATACCGAACGGTCGGTTTGGATGACGGTGAGTATGTTGCGTGACCATGTTTTAGCTCCCCAACCGAGACTCCCAAGTCTCGATTTTTTGTTCTTGGGAACGCTTTGGAGGAGGAGCCCCCGTCGCAAGGCGGGAAAGATGCTCATGCGCGGTGTGGACTCGGATTCGTCTGGGACCACTCCATGTATGACTTCTCGGATCTGTCGGTCTTCGGACCTGAATGGACCACCCGCCTCCAATGCGTTCCCAACAACATCGACTTATCAGACCTGAAGGAGATCCTCGCTTAGGACCGAACACGGACCTCTAAGCGAGCGGCGAGGGAAACAGACTCGGCGGATTCGTCTGCCACATCTGCATGTACCAAACCATTAAAGATGAAACGGCTTCGGTCGTTCTCATCCCATCTCCGTCAGATCTGATCCGTCGAAAGATGGATTGAACTTTCAAATCGGTGTGGAACTCACGTTCCATGCCCAGGATCCAGCTCATCATCACGCAACATAATCATGACCATGATGCGTGACCATGACGTGGAACCCGGGTGTGGCGCGGGATAATTTCACCCCCGAGCCAACAAGAGACAGATGACCAACGACAACAGCTTCTCGTCCGTTCTCGACCTGTGTCGTACCGAGATCCGCGTGATCGAGGCCTGCGACCGGGTCCTCGAGATCCGGACGCCGCTCCCCGCCAAGCCGCGGGACGAGCGCGAGGCCAAGCGGGTCCTCCGGGATCTCCGCTACGTCGCGTGGCTCCTCGAGGGACGTCGCAAGACGCTCCTCGACGGGCAGGCCTTCGAGCGTGACTACTACGCCGAGATGGCTGCCCTCGAGAAGGCCAAGGCCAAGATGGCCATGGCCGCCTGATCAACAGAAGTTGATCGACCGCGGTACCGACGGAATCGGACATCTACGCAACGAAAGAGATAGGTGTCGCCATGGTGTAATCGCACGGCTTGCGGCCGTTTCGCCGATCTGCGTTTGTCCCCGTTTAGTCGCTACGCGAAAACAATGGGGAGCCTGGGAAAGCAGTGTCCTGACCTGGCCGGAGGAAGTAACTACTTCCTCCGGCGCCGATCCCGACTGTTGAACGCAAGTTCGACAAGCGAGATCGGGTGCAACCAGAGAACGATCTTGTTCTTCCGTTCGCACCGAAGGAGGTTCCTTCACATGCAGACCGTTCACGAAGAAGTCGAGCGCAACGGATACGAGCCGTACTCCCACGAGGAGGCCAGCTACGACCGCGAGCACGACCGCTTCTACAACATGAGGCGGCACACCGCCATCGGCGAGATCATCCGGCTCCAGGGTGAGCTCTGGAAGATCGAGCAGGCGCTCAACCTGCTGTTCGATGAGCGCATCCGGCTCGAGAAGGGCTGGGCGAGCGGCGATCGCAATACGATCGCGAGGCTCGGTGCCGAGGTCTTCCTCGCTCATCACAAGCGCGGCATCGAGCTGCGCATGATGGAAGACGCGTACGGCAAGGCCGACGATGTCCGCAACGAGATCGAGGCCTTGAGCAACGAGTGCACGGCGTTCTGCCGGGAAGCGAAGGTGAACAACGCCTTCTTCTTCCCCAAGGGCTTCCGGTACATGAACTCGTACGAGCTGCAGAGCGTCCTCGCCCGCGCCAAGCAGGCGCGGGACACGATGCATCTGCTCGTTCTCGAGCGTGCCGCGGAGGCCAAGCGCAAGGAGCACGAAGCCGAGATCCGCGCGGCGCATGAGCAAGAGCTCAAGCGCATCGACGCCGAGCTCGCTGCTCGCCGCGACGAGCGCAAGGCGGAGCTCGAGGGCATCGTCTCGGGTTACACCGAGATGGTGGCCAAGATCCTCGAGCATCCGGTCTTCCGGAGCGCGAGCATCAAGCTCCCCAAGCTCCAGCTCGATCGCTACATGATCGAGTTCAAGCTCGGAACGCTCGGCGACGAGGGCTACCAGGTCCTCGTGCGCAAGACGCGCGACGGGATCGCGGACGCGAAGCGCAAGCTGCGCGAGCCGCTCCGCCGCGCTCATCAGAGCGCACACTCGCGAGGCATCACGAAGCTCGGCTTCGAGGAGTGCCTCAAGGAAGGGGGTTTCGAAAGCCTTCTCGCCTAACCGCGGTTCCGACGGATTCGGAATAAGTCTTCGCGCAAGCGGAGCCGCTGACCGGCCATGGTCACATAGCGAACTACTACATAGCTGAGATGAGCCCTCAGCGCCCCAAATCGGCTGACGAATTATTCGTCCATCGATTTGGTGCGATACACGGCAAGTCGCTGTGACTCGACGCCAACCCCGGAGGCTCCTTTGACCACCACGAACTTCCTCGCGTCGCTCCTCGCCAAGCTCGTCGGCATCCGTGTCTTCGTGAAGAACGAGGTCGCGAACCCGAACCAGCACCCGCGTCCGATGATGCGGGCGCAGCTCGAGGGCTTCCTCCGCCTCACGCAGGCGGAGATGCTCGAGGCGCTGGGCGAGAAGTCGCCCAAGAAGCTGACCGTGAAGCTCCGCAAGAGCATCGCGGTCGTGGCCCGCATCCACAAGGGGTGCGACTCGTACAAGACGGTCGCGGAGAAGGCGGAGGTTCTGATCAAGAAGCTCCACCCGATCTACGTGACCGAGCTCGAGCGCATCAAGCTCGAGGCCGACAAGCGTGCGATGCGGCTCTCGCTCGAGAAGCGCTTCCACGCGCTCTCCGGCGGCAAGGCGCTCCCCGACGGGACCCTGAGCTCGACGCTCGAGGTCATCGTCGGCGAGCTGCGCTGCGAACTCGAGGAGACGACGCGCAAGAAGATGGATGAGGTGAAGGACAGCGCGTTCTTCCACCCCAACATCTCGCGCGTCAACGACGCGAACCTGGTCGCCTTCTCGGCCCGACTCGACGAGCGCCTCAACGTGCTGCGTCGCGTCCGGCCCGTCACGCAGAAGCCCTTCACTTCGCACCTCGCGCAGCGGATGGTCATGCACTGACACCCTGGCCGATCGGAGATAACTCTCCGATCGGCGCCCACCCCGATTATCGAGACACTCGATGAACGAGGCGGGCGCAAGAAAACAATTTGTTTTTACGCGACCCATCAACGGAGGCTCCTTCCATG
Encoded here:
- a CDS encoding DNA-directed RNA polymerase subunit beta, which gives rise to MALPDLIEIQKASYRWFLEEGIRELFNEISPIKDFIGRDLELSFVDYYFDEPKFDEKTSKAKNVNYEAPLRVKLKLVNRRQNSEKDSEVYLGDVPLMTDRGTFIVNGIERVVVTQLVRSAGAFFAAEVMHNRRYYGAKIIPNRGAWLEFETDSNNVIWVKIDRKRKVAATALLRAFGIGSNEAITKLFEEVDVHPLNHYIESTLAKDVSSNEEEGYIEVYKRIRPGDLATSDNAKSLIHSMFFNFDRYDLGPVGRYKFNKRFGFPTEHSEMVKEENRILTKEDLVNILSEIIRLNVSQEEPDDVDHLGNRRVRAVGELVQSRFRIGLARMERIVKDRMSTMDITMINPAKLINARPVIGAIREFFMSSQLSQFMDQTNPLSELEHKRRLSAMGPGGLTRERAGFDVRDVHRTHYGRICPIASPEGPNIGLVGHLSCYARINEYGFIEAPYRLVKSWAQNDGKDAIGEVLRVDVRDGEGKLVAEANTEVDKKLAEKLAKVSVDKLPVIPTVTKEIVYLNAFTEERGTTAPATTAIGKDGKFLVERAAARKNGEPTVVDVHEIDYVDVSSKHILSIGTSLIPFVEHDDGHRALMGTNMQRQAVPCIKPDAPIVGTGVERRVAIDSGHALIAPDDGVIVSVSGKHIEFQGQDGTMRRYELIKFQRSNHSTCINYRPSVQKGQKVYSGEVLADGTSVQRGELALGQNLMCAFLSWDGYNYEDAIILSERLVHTDRFTSIHIEHHVIDVRDTKLGPEAVTADIPNVSEEKLRNLDEHGVVRTGAEVKSGDILVGKITPKGETDLSAEEKLLRAIFGEKARDVRDSSLYLEHGEKGKVVDIKVFSRDNGDKLQPGVLKQIVVSVADLRKIQVGDKLAGRHGNKGVISRIVKVADMPFLEDGTPVDVILSPLGVVSRMNLGQILETHLGLAANALGYVVATPVFDGVPEDTIREELKKAGFPEDGKIALYDGRTGDRYDHNPTIGYIYMLKLNHMVEDKIHQRSIGPYSLITQQPLGGKAQFGGQRFGEMEVWALEAYGAAHTLQEILTIKSDDVPGRSKAYEAIIKGEPIRKVNVPESFNVLVRELKGLGLDVELLKDNRRIDSDAGPKPEHFRARPAVAAAPEDSEWGPAPTDF